In Scylla paramamosain isolate STU-SP2022 chromosome 1, ASM3559412v1, whole genome shotgun sequence, one DNA window encodes the following:
- the LOC135099843 gene encoding dehydrogenase/reductase SDR family member 6-like isoform X2: MWRGRAALDTQCCGHHNTMASPTGRLSGKHCLVTAAAQGIGRATVEAFLREGAVLVVAVDINAQKLNELTSDRVVRRVLDVRDGEGIKALARDHPDIDVLFNCAGIVHQRPLLETTDQEWNNSFDVNVKSMFLFCREFLPKMISRGGGSIINMSSAASSLRGIDRRCVYGATKAAVIGLTKGLAMEHVRDGIRCNVVCPSPVASPSFGSRSTDPEDSDLEHISFMENKRIGRLAKPEEVANLCLYLASDETHRPGGSR, encoded by the exons ATGTGGAGAGGCAGGGCTGCCCTTGACACTCAGTGCTGTGGCCACCACAACACGATGGCCTCTCCCACGGGAAGACTTTCGGGAAAGCACTGTCTCGTGACAGCCGCCGCCCAGG GCATCGGACGGGCTACGGTGGAGGCCTTCCTGAGGGAGGGTGCCGTGCTAGTGGTGGCCGTCGACATCAACGCTCAGAAGCTGAACGAGCTAACCTCTGACC GCGTGGTGCGGCGCGTGCTGGACGTGAGGGACGGCGAGGGCATCAAGGCATTGGCACGAGACCATCCTGACATCGACGTCCTGTTCAACTGTGCCGG cATCGTACACCAGCGCCCGCTGCTGGAGACCACCGATCAAGAATGGAACAACTCCTTTGATGTCAACGTGAAGAGCATGTTCCTCTTTTGCAGGGAGTTCCTTCCCAAG ATGATTAGTCGCGGCGGGGGCTCGATCATCAACATGTCTTCCGCCGCCAGTTCGTTGCGAGGAATCGACCGTCGTTGTGTTTACGGTGCTACCAAGGCAGCTGTCATCGGGTTGACTAAGGGCCTGGCCATGGAGCACGTGCGGGATGGAATCAG ATGCAACGTGGTATGTCCATCCCCCGTAGCCAGCCCGAGCTTCGGCAGCAGATCCACAGATCCTGAGGACTCGGACTTG GAGCATatctcctttatggagaacaaAAGGATTGGTCGTCTGGCAAAGCCTGAGGAGGTTGCCAACCTGTGTCTTTACCTGGCTTCAGATGAG ACTCATCGTCCAGGAGGTTCACGGTAG
- the LOC135099843 gene encoding dehydrogenase/reductase SDR family member 6-like isoform X1, with product MWRGRAALDTQCCGHHNTMASPTGRLSGKHCLVTAAAQGIGRATVEAFLREGAVLVVAVDINAQKLNELTSDRVVRRVLDVRDGEGIKALARDHPDIDVLFNCAGIVHQRPLLETTDQEWNNSFDVNVKSMFLFCREFLPKMISRGGGSIINMSSAASSLRGIDRRCVYGATKAAVIGLTKGLAMEHVRDGIRCNVVCPSPVASPSFGSRSTDPEDSDLEHISFMENKRIGRLAKPEEVANLCLYLASDESSYHTGNVFVIDGGFTL from the exons ATGTGGAGAGGCAGGGCTGCCCTTGACACTCAGTGCTGTGGCCACCACAACACGATGGCCTCTCCCACGGGAAGACTTTCGGGAAAGCACTGTCTCGTGACAGCCGCCGCCCAGG GCATCGGACGGGCTACGGTGGAGGCCTTCCTGAGGGAGGGTGCCGTGCTAGTGGTGGCCGTCGACATCAACGCTCAGAAGCTGAACGAGCTAACCTCTGACC GCGTGGTGCGGCGCGTGCTGGACGTGAGGGACGGCGAGGGCATCAAGGCATTGGCACGAGACCATCCTGACATCGACGTCCTGTTCAACTGTGCCGG cATCGTACACCAGCGCCCGCTGCTGGAGACCACCGATCAAGAATGGAACAACTCCTTTGATGTCAACGTGAAGAGCATGTTCCTCTTTTGCAGGGAGTTCCTTCCCAAG ATGATTAGTCGCGGCGGGGGCTCGATCATCAACATGTCTTCCGCCGCCAGTTCGTTGCGAGGAATCGACCGTCGTTGTGTTTACGGTGCTACCAAGGCAGCTGTCATCGGGTTGACTAAGGGCCTGGCCATGGAGCACGTGCGGGATGGAATCAG ATGCAACGTGGTATGTCCATCCCCCGTAGCCAGCCCGAGCTTCGGCAGCAGATCCACAGATCCTGAGGACTCGGACTTG GAGCATatctcctttatggagaacaaAAGGATTGGTCGTCTGGCAAAGCCTGAGGAGGTTGCCAACCTGTGTCTTTACCTGGCTTCAGATGAG TCTTCCTACCACACCGGGAATGTGTTCGTTATCGATGGAGGGTTCACACTATGA